In Peromyscus leucopus breed LL Stock chromosome 11, UCI_PerLeu_2.1, whole genome shotgun sequence, a genomic segment contains:
- the Htr1a gene encoding 5-hydroxytryptamine receptor 1A: MDMFSLGQGNNTTSSQEPFGTGGNVTGISDVTFSYQVITSLLLGTLIFCAVLGNACVVAAIALERSLQNVANYLIGSLAVTDLMVSVLVLPMAALYQVLNKWTLGQVTCDLFIALDVLCCTSSILHLCAIALDRYWAITDPIDYVNKRTPRRAAALISLTWLIGFLISIPPMLGWRTPEDRSDPDACTISKDHGYTIYSTFGAFYIPLLLMLVLYGRIFRAARFRIRKTVKKVEKKGAGTSLGTSSAPPPKKSLNGQPGSGDWRRSAENRAVGASCANGAVRQGDEDATLEVIEVHRVGNSKEHLPLPSESGATSYASACLERKNERNAEAKRKMALARERKTVKTLGIIMGTFILCWLPFFIVALVLPFCESSCHMPALLGAIINWLGYSNSLLNPVIYAYFNKDFQNAFKKIIKCKFCRR; the protein is encoded by the coding sequence ATGGATATGTTCAGTCTTGGCCAGGGCAACAACACCACATCGTCCCAGGAGCCCTTCGGGACAGGCGGCAACGTTACTGGCATCTCCGACGTGACCTTCAGCTACCAAGTGATCACCTCTTTGCTTCTGGGCACGCTCATTTTCTGCGCGGTGCTCGGCAATGCCTGCGTGGTGGCTGCCATCGCCCTGGAGCGCTCCCTCCAGAATGTGGCCAACTATCTCATCGGCTCCTTGGCGGTCACCGACCTCATGGTGTCAGTGCTGGTGCTGCCCATGGCTGCTCTGTACCAGGTGCTCAACAAGTGGACTCTGGGGCAGGTCACCTGCGACCTGTTTATCGCCCTGGATGTGCTGTGCTGCACCTCGTCCATCCTGCACCTGTGCGCCATCGCGCTAGACAGGTACTGGGCGATCACCGACCCTATAGACTACGTGAACAAGAGGACGCCCCGGCGCGCCGCTGCGCTGATCTCGCTCACTTGGCTCATTGGCTTTCTCATCTCCATCCCGCCCATGCTGGGCTGGCGCACCCCGGAAGACCGCTCGGACCCCGACGCGTGCACCATCAGCAAGGACCATGGCTACACCATCTACTCCACTTTCGGCGCTTTCTATATCCCTCTGCTGCTCATGCTGGTTCTCTATGGGCGCATCTTCCGAGCCGCGCGCTTCCGAATCCGCAAAACTGTTAAGAAGGTGGAAAAGAAGGGAGCCGGCACCAGCCTCGGCACGTCGTCGGCCCCGCCCCCCAAGAAGAGCCTGAACGGACAGCCAGGTAGTGGGGACTGGAGGCGCAGCGCTGAGAACAGGGCTGTGGGGGCTTCGTGCGCTAATGGCGCGGTGAGGCAGGGTGACGAGGATGCCACCCTGGAGGTGATCGAGGTGCACCGGGTGGGTAACTCCAAAGAGCACCTGCCACTGCCCAGTGAGTCGGGGGCTACCTCCTATGCCTCCGCCTGCTTGGAGAGAAAAAACGAGCGGAATGCTGAGGCAAAGCGCAAGATGGCCCTGGCCCGTGAGAGGAAGACAGTGAAGACGCTGGGCATCATCATGGGCACTTTCATCCTCTGCTGGCTGCCCTTTTTCATTGTGGCTCTGGTCTTGCCTTTCTGTGAGAGCAGTTGCCACATGCCTGCGTTGTTGGGTGCCATAATCAACTGGCTGGGCTACTCCAATTCCCTGCTCAATCCAGTTATTTATGCTTATTTCAACAAGGACTTTCAAAACGCGTTTAAGAAGATCATCAAATGCAAGTTCTGCCgccgatga